A single genomic interval of Centropristis striata isolate RG_2023a ecotype Rhode Island chromosome 8, C.striata_1.0, whole genome shotgun sequence harbors:
- the nek10 gene encoding serine/threonine-protein kinase Nek10 isoform X2, protein MSNPVKKVRQGEKSRGFQSRASHDLRRLQSLLARGIPRQEVAALSHGKACSTGVSRSHRHHPPKDTNRQRNESDISSEASELEKFSITYRDQRCFSSHPLHKLFSDILESLVKNRLCSDWIDHALPESALRVLICLRLLIRDPHHQKILHQLQGINLLARYMEHVTAMYISCGEQAFAVQKLVTMTYMFQKLSAADDQRAWVIKSGAHRTLVKLLSTTDSSVLLGALLALTTMAESPECKDEIGELPIVENLLIILQEYDLLSKRMSAELLRLLSLVWQVRDQVRELEGLPVLLSLLYGHHLKLLWSVAWILVQLCENPDIRTEIRRWGGVQQLLRLLHSDRQYISDRSSIETLSSANAAGRIHREHIREELSPQEEGDNTMALQSACCTVLTELSLDDTSAHHIVQENGVYIIAKLILPHNSGSKVTSLQCYAFRALRFLFSMERNRHLFKRLFPTDLFELFIDVGHYVRDLAAYEGLQTKVSVYAEDELESLRESIETVDQNRPPLKVINGYSILDHLGTGAFGSVFKVRKQIGQNLLALKEVNLHNPAFGKDKKSRDSNVEKIISELTIVKEQMTHPNIVKYYKTFLEGDKLYIVMELIEGVPLAEHFNSLKEKQQKFTEDRIWNIFIQMCLALRYLHKEKRIVHRDLSPNNIMLGEKDKVTITDFGLAKQKQENSKLTSVVGTILYSCPEVVKNEPYGEKADVWALGCILYQMATLQPPFYSSNMLSLASKIVEAVYEPIEEGAFSERVTDMIRWCLSPDSDQRPDIVALSSRISDLMMRLMDGLYTSQNALERRADRDRKRAQKYFLERHKSRTDCCHSDFFQEKNSMKTETSTPRSPAACSSNHSEQNISQDDASDGDAEPCDIDTTALKGKGFKSPACVTPEQIHSGGDYAAAKIKPRPASAGLCVSQKKVRQIDDPIQRLLMQLHKIIYITQLPPAPHHDIKRRVIERFKKSLFHFGSDPHNLKVELSKLLQASAELMEFSSTSSDWWPLVHHFTGDPHTADSTGEGNIKDGVTYQQMQGIIEELLEENSYYKATHCRAAEKRSDLENK, encoded by the exons ATGTCCAATCCAGTTAAAAAAGTCAGACAAGGAGAAAAATCCAGAGGATTCCAGAGCAG GGCATCTCATGATCTCAGGAGGCTCCAGTCGCTGCTTGCCAGAGGCATTCCCAGACAAGAG GTGGCAGCTCTGAGTCACGGTAAAGCATGCAGCACTGGAGTCAGCAGATCTCATCGCCACCATCCTCCAAAAGACACCAACAGACAGAGGAATGAGAGCGACATCAGCAGTGAAGCCTCTGAACTGGAAAAATTCAG catcACATACAGAGACCAAAGATGCTTCAGCAGTCACCCACTGCATAAACTCTTCTCAGACATCCTTGAGTCTTTAGTCAAGAACAGACTCTGCAG TGACTGGATTGACCATGCACTGCCTGAATCTGCCCTTAGAGTTCTGATCTGCCTACGATTATTGATCAGAGATCCCCACCATCAG AAAATCCTGCATCAGCTCCAAGGCATCAATTTACTTGCAAGG TATATGGAGCATGTCACTGCCATGTACATATCATGCGGGGAACAGGCGTTTGCTGTGCAGAAGCTGGTCACAATGACCT ACATGTTTCAGAAGCTGTCTGCCGCTGACGATCAAAGGGCCTGGGTCATCAAGAGCGGCGCTCACAGG ACTCTGGTGAAGCTCCTCTCCACAACAGACAGCAGCGTGCTGCTGGGAGCCCTGCTGGCACTCACCACAATGGCTGAGAG CCCAGAATGCAAGGACGAGATTGGCGAGCTACCCATAGTGGAGAACCTACTAATAATACTCCAGGAGTACGACCTGCTGTCAAAGAG GATGAGTGCGGAGCTGCTGAGGCTGCTGTCCCTGGTGTGGCAGGTGAGGGACCAGGTGAGGGAGCTGGAGGGTCTGCCGGTGCTGCTGAGCCTGCTGTATGGACATCACCTGAAGCTGCTGTGGAGCGTCGCCTGGATCCTGGTCCAGCTCTGCGAGAACCCAGATATCAGGACGGAAATCCGGAGATGGGGTGGGGTGCAGCAGCTTCTCCGGCTGCTCCACAG TGACAGGCAGTACATCTCTGACCGCTCGTCCATCGAGACGCTTTCCAGCGCTAACGCAGCGGGCCGCATCCACAGAGAGCACATCAGAGAGGAGCTCAGCCCGCAGGAGGAGGGGGACAACACCATGGCCCTGCAGTCAG CCTGCTGCACAGTTCTCACTGAGCTAAGTCTGGATGACACATCTGCTCACCACATTGTGCAG GAAAATGGGGTTTATATTATCGCAAAGTTGATTTTACCACACAACTCTGGATCAAAAGTCACATCTTTACAG TGCTATGCATTCCGGGCCCTTCGATTTCTCTTTAGCATGGAAAGAAACAGACATCTGTTTAAGAG ACTGTTTCCCACAGACCTCTTTGAGCTGTTTATTGATGTTGGACATTATGTGCGGGACCTCGCAGCCTACGAGGGACTGCAAACTAAAGTTTCAGTCTACGCT GAAGATGAACTGGAAAGTCTGCGAGAGAGTATTGAGACTGTGGACCAGAACCGACCTCCCCTTAAAGTCATCAATGGTTACTCCATACTGGACCATCTGGGCACCGGTGCCTTTGGAAGCGTGTTTAAG GTCCGGAAGCAGATCGGTCAGAACCTCCTGGCTCTGAAGGAGGTGAACCTGCATAACCCGGCGTTTGGCAAAGACAAGAAGTCCAGAGACAGCAACGTGGAGAAAATCATCTCCGAGCTCACGATCGTCAAAGAACAG ATGACTCATCCAAACATTGTTAAATATTACAAGACGTTTCTGGAAG GCGACAAGCTATACATCGTGATGGAGCTGATCGAGGGAGTGCCGCTGGCTGAACACTTTAACTCTctgaaggagaagcagcagaaGTTCACCGAAGACAGAATTTGGAATATATTCATTCAG ATGTGTCTGGCACTGAGGTACCTGCACAAGGAAAAGAGAATAGTTCATCGTGACCTCTCACCAAACAACATAATGCTGGGGGAAAAGGACAAAGTCACAATCA CTGATTTCGGCCTCGCGAAGCAGAAACAGGAGAACAGCAAGCTGACGTCAGTAGTCGGCACCATCCTTTACTCCTG tccaGAGGTGGTGAAGAACGAGCCATATGGAGAGAAAGCTGACGTCTGGGCTTTGGGCTGCATCCTCTACCAGATGGCCACTTTACAGCCTCCGTTCTACAGCAGCAACATGCTGTCACTGGCCAGCAag ATCGTTGAGGCTGTCTACGAGCCGATTGAAGAAGGAGCTTTTTCAGAAAGAGTCACAGACATGATCAGATg GTGTTTGAGTCCAGATTCAGACCAGCGGCCAGACATCGTGGCCCTCAGCTCCAGGATCTCTGACCTCATGATGAGGCTGATGGATGGCCTCTACACGTCCCAGAATGCACTGGAAAGACgagcagacagagacagaaaacgagcGCAGAAGTACTTCCTGGAGAGGCACAAAAGCAGGACGGACTGCTGCCACTCAGACTTCTTTCAG GAAAAAAACTCAATGAAGACTGAAACTTCAACTCCACGCtctcctgcagcctgcagctcaAACCACAGCGAGCAGAACATCAGTCAAG aTGATGCCTCAGATGGTGATGCTGAACCATGTGACATCGACACCACTGCCTTGAAAGGAAAGG GATTTAAGTCCCCTGCTTGTGTTACACCCGAACAAATTCATTCTGG tgGGGATTATGCTGCTGCAAAGATTAAACCGAGACCAG CGTCAGCAGGGCTCTGTGTCTCTCAGAAGAAGGTTCGGCAGATCGATGATCCTATTCAGAGGCTCCTCATGCAGCTGCACAAAATAATCTACATCACTCAG CTTCCACCAGCTCCGCACCACGACATCAAACGACGAGTTATCGAAAGATTCAAAAAGTCTCTGTTCCACTTTGGGAGCGATCCACACAACCTGAAAGTGGAGCTGAGCAAG ctcctccaggcCTCTGCAGAACTGATGGAGTTCAGCTCCACCAGTTCAGACTGGTGGCCTCTGGTCCACCACTTCACAGGAGACCCTCACACTGCTGACAGCACAG GTGAAGGGAATATCAAAGACGGAGTCACCTATCAGCAGATGCAG GGGATCAtagaggagctgctggaggagaacagCTACTATAAAGCAACACACTGCAG GGCAGCAGAGAAAAGAAGTGACCTAGAAAACAAGTGA
- the nek10 gene encoding serine/threonine-protein kinase Nek10 isoform X1, translating into MSNPVKKVRQGEKSRGFQSSQLFSRASHDLRRLQSLLARGIPRQEVAALSHGKACSTGVSRSHRHHPPKDTNRQRNESDISSEASELEKFSITYRDQRCFSSHPLHKLFSDILESLVKNRLCSDWIDHALPESALRVLICLRLLIRDPHHQKILHQLQGINLLARYMEHVTAMYISCGEQAFAVQKLVTMTYMFQKLSAADDQRAWVIKSGAHRTLVKLLSTTDSSVLLGALLALTTMAESPECKDEIGELPIVENLLIILQEYDLLSKRMSAELLRLLSLVWQVRDQVRELEGLPVLLSLLYGHHLKLLWSVAWILVQLCENPDIRTEIRRWGGVQQLLRLLHSDRQYISDRSSIETLSSANAAGRIHREHIREELSPQEEGDNTMALQSACCTVLTELSLDDTSAHHIVQENGVYIIAKLILPHNSGSKVTSLQCYAFRALRFLFSMERNRHLFKRLFPTDLFELFIDVGHYVRDLAAYEGLQTKVSVYAEDELESLRESIETVDQNRPPLKVINGYSILDHLGTGAFGSVFKVRKQIGQNLLALKEVNLHNPAFGKDKKSRDSNVEKIISELTIVKEQMTHPNIVKYYKTFLEGDKLYIVMELIEGVPLAEHFNSLKEKQQKFTEDRIWNIFIQMCLALRYLHKEKRIVHRDLSPNNIMLGEKDKVTITDFGLAKQKQENSKLTSVVGTILYSCPEVVKNEPYGEKADVWALGCILYQMATLQPPFYSSNMLSLASKIVEAVYEPIEEGAFSERVTDMIRWCLSPDSDQRPDIVALSSRISDLMMRLMDGLYTSQNALERRADRDRKRAQKYFLERHKSRTDCCHSDFFQEKNSMKTETSTPRSPAACSSNHSEQNISQDDASDGDAEPCDIDTTALKGKGFKSPACVTPEQIHSGGDYAAAKIKPRPASAGLCVSQKKVRQIDDPIQRLLMQLHKIIYITQLPPAPHHDIKRRVIERFKKSLFHFGSDPHNLKVELSKLLQASAELMEFSSTSSDWWPLVHHFTGDPHTADSTGEGNIKDGVTYQQMQGIIEELLEENSYYKATHCRAAEKRSDLENK; encoded by the exons ATGTCCAATCCAGTTAAAAAAGTCAGACAAGGAGAAAAATCCAGAGGATTCCAGAGCAG CCAGCTGTTTTCCAGGGCATCTCATGATCTCAGGAGGCTCCAGTCGCTGCTTGCCAGAGGCATTCCCAGACAAGAG GTGGCAGCTCTGAGTCACGGTAAAGCATGCAGCACTGGAGTCAGCAGATCTCATCGCCACCATCCTCCAAAAGACACCAACAGACAGAGGAATGAGAGCGACATCAGCAGTGAAGCCTCTGAACTGGAAAAATTCAG catcACATACAGAGACCAAAGATGCTTCAGCAGTCACCCACTGCATAAACTCTTCTCAGACATCCTTGAGTCTTTAGTCAAGAACAGACTCTGCAG TGACTGGATTGACCATGCACTGCCTGAATCTGCCCTTAGAGTTCTGATCTGCCTACGATTATTGATCAGAGATCCCCACCATCAG AAAATCCTGCATCAGCTCCAAGGCATCAATTTACTTGCAAGG TATATGGAGCATGTCACTGCCATGTACATATCATGCGGGGAACAGGCGTTTGCTGTGCAGAAGCTGGTCACAATGACCT ACATGTTTCAGAAGCTGTCTGCCGCTGACGATCAAAGGGCCTGGGTCATCAAGAGCGGCGCTCACAGG ACTCTGGTGAAGCTCCTCTCCACAACAGACAGCAGCGTGCTGCTGGGAGCCCTGCTGGCACTCACCACAATGGCTGAGAG CCCAGAATGCAAGGACGAGATTGGCGAGCTACCCATAGTGGAGAACCTACTAATAATACTCCAGGAGTACGACCTGCTGTCAAAGAG GATGAGTGCGGAGCTGCTGAGGCTGCTGTCCCTGGTGTGGCAGGTGAGGGACCAGGTGAGGGAGCTGGAGGGTCTGCCGGTGCTGCTGAGCCTGCTGTATGGACATCACCTGAAGCTGCTGTGGAGCGTCGCCTGGATCCTGGTCCAGCTCTGCGAGAACCCAGATATCAGGACGGAAATCCGGAGATGGGGTGGGGTGCAGCAGCTTCTCCGGCTGCTCCACAG TGACAGGCAGTACATCTCTGACCGCTCGTCCATCGAGACGCTTTCCAGCGCTAACGCAGCGGGCCGCATCCACAGAGAGCACATCAGAGAGGAGCTCAGCCCGCAGGAGGAGGGGGACAACACCATGGCCCTGCAGTCAG CCTGCTGCACAGTTCTCACTGAGCTAAGTCTGGATGACACATCTGCTCACCACATTGTGCAG GAAAATGGGGTTTATATTATCGCAAAGTTGATTTTACCACACAACTCTGGATCAAAAGTCACATCTTTACAG TGCTATGCATTCCGGGCCCTTCGATTTCTCTTTAGCATGGAAAGAAACAGACATCTGTTTAAGAG ACTGTTTCCCACAGACCTCTTTGAGCTGTTTATTGATGTTGGACATTATGTGCGGGACCTCGCAGCCTACGAGGGACTGCAAACTAAAGTTTCAGTCTACGCT GAAGATGAACTGGAAAGTCTGCGAGAGAGTATTGAGACTGTGGACCAGAACCGACCTCCCCTTAAAGTCATCAATGGTTACTCCATACTGGACCATCTGGGCACCGGTGCCTTTGGAAGCGTGTTTAAG GTCCGGAAGCAGATCGGTCAGAACCTCCTGGCTCTGAAGGAGGTGAACCTGCATAACCCGGCGTTTGGCAAAGACAAGAAGTCCAGAGACAGCAACGTGGAGAAAATCATCTCCGAGCTCACGATCGTCAAAGAACAG ATGACTCATCCAAACATTGTTAAATATTACAAGACGTTTCTGGAAG GCGACAAGCTATACATCGTGATGGAGCTGATCGAGGGAGTGCCGCTGGCTGAACACTTTAACTCTctgaaggagaagcagcagaaGTTCACCGAAGACAGAATTTGGAATATATTCATTCAG ATGTGTCTGGCACTGAGGTACCTGCACAAGGAAAAGAGAATAGTTCATCGTGACCTCTCACCAAACAACATAATGCTGGGGGAAAAGGACAAAGTCACAATCA CTGATTTCGGCCTCGCGAAGCAGAAACAGGAGAACAGCAAGCTGACGTCAGTAGTCGGCACCATCCTTTACTCCTG tccaGAGGTGGTGAAGAACGAGCCATATGGAGAGAAAGCTGACGTCTGGGCTTTGGGCTGCATCCTCTACCAGATGGCCACTTTACAGCCTCCGTTCTACAGCAGCAACATGCTGTCACTGGCCAGCAag ATCGTTGAGGCTGTCTACGAGCCGATTGAAGAAGGAGCTTTTTCAGAAAGAGTCACAGACATGATCAGATg GTGTTTGAGTCCAGATTCAGACCAGCGGCCAGACATCGTGGCCCTCAGCTCCAGGATCTCTGACCTCATGATGAGGCTGATGGATGGCCTCTACACGTCCCAGAATGCACTGGAAAGACgagcagacagagacagaaaacgagcGCAGAAGTACTTCCTGGAGAGGCACAAAAGCAGGACGGACTGCTGCCACTCAGACTTCTTTCAG GAAAAAAACTCAATGAAGACTGAAACTTCAACTCCACGCtctcctgcagcctgcagctcaAACCACAGCGAGCAGAACATCAGTCAAG aTGATGCCTCAGATGGTGATGCTGAACCATGTGACATCGACACCACTGCCTTGAAAGGAAAGG GATTTAAGTCCCCTGCTTGTGTTACACCCGAACAAATTCATTCTGG tgGGGATTATGCTGCTGCAAAGATTAAACCGAGACCAG CGTCAGCAGGGCTCTGTGTCTCTCAGAAGAAGGTTCGGCAGATCGATGATCCTATTCAGAGGCTCCTCATGCAGCTGCACAAAATAATCTACATCACTCAG CTTCCACCAGCTCCGCACCACGACATCAAACGACGAGTTATCGAAAGATTCAAAAAGTCTCTGTTCCACTTTGGGAGCGATCCACACAACCTGAAAGTGGAGCTGAGCAAG ctcctccaggcCTCTGCAGAACTGATGGAGTTCAGCTCCACCAGTTCAGACTGGTGGCCTCTGGTCCACCACTTCACAGGAGACCCTCACACTGCTGACAGCACAG GTGAAGGGAATATCAAAGACGGAGTCACCTATCAGCAGATGCAG GGGATCAtagaggagctgctggaggagaacagCTACTATAAAGCAACACACTGCAG GGCAGCAGAGAAAAGAAGTGACCTAGAAAACAAGTGA